In one Echinicola marina genomic region, the following are encoded:
- the rpoB gene encoding DNA-directed RNA polymerase subunit beta, translating to MAIQNQTERKSFSSIKVVKDYPDFLDIQLQSFKDFFQLDTPAEKRRQDGLFKVFSENFPISDSRENFTLEFIDYAVDPPKYSVGECIDRGLTYSVPLKAKLRLLCSDEDNEDFETIEQEVFLGNLPYMTEKGSFVINGAERVIVSQLHRSPGVFFAQSKHTNGTKLYSARIIPFKGSWIEFATDINNVMYAYIDRKKKFPVTTLLRAIGYGSDKAILDLFGLSEEVESNKAKLEKVVGRKLAARVLRTWVEDFVDEDTGEVVSIDRNEVLLERDYVLTEEDIDLILDSGAKSIILHRDDVNIADYSIIYNTLQKDNSNSEKEAVEVIYRQLRNTEAPDEATAREVIHGLFFSDKRYDLGEVGRYRINKKLGLEIESEKIVLTTQDIISIVKYLIGLINSKAVVDDIDHLSNRRVRTVGEQLYSQFGVGLARMARTIRERMNVRDNEDFKPVDLINARTLSSVINSFFGTNQLSQFMDQTNPLAELTHKRRLSALGPGGLSRERAGFEVRDVHYTHYGRLCTIETPEGPNIGLISSLCVHAKVNSMGFLETPYRKVKDGKAGMESEDIVFLTAEEEDNNNIAQANAPLEDDGTFVNDRVKARFEGDFPVLEPKEISYMDVAPNQIVSVAASLIPFLEHDDANRALMGSNMQRQAVPLLKAESPIVGTGLEAKAAVDSRSLIIAEADGVVDFVDAKKIVIKYDLSDDELLVNFSDEYKSYDLIKFRRTNQDTTINLTPLVLKGQRVKKGQVLVEGYSTNQGELALGKNLKVAYMPWQGYNFEDAIVISERVVREDIFTSIHVEEFQLEVRDTKRGEEELTSEIPNVSEEAVKNLDENGIIRIGAELKEGDIIIGKITPKGETDPTPEEKLLRAIFGDKAGDVKDASLKASPSLNGVVIETKLFSRPKKDKELRAKAKAEVEKLKQTYTKELLGVRAKMINKLLSILEGKTSQGVKHKFGDEIISKGVKFNAQNIEQNLFPAKNPYRDESNYNVPEEANLVSDIILDDWTDDENTNSLIQQLVKNYTNTRNEISGRFKRDKFTLEVGDELPAGIVQLAKVYVAKKRKLKVGDKMAGRHGNKGIVAKIVRDEDMPFLEDGTPMDIVLNPLGVPSRMNIGQIFETVLAWAGQKLNKKYATPIFDGATTEEVAAELDKAGLPSFGRTYLYDGLSGKKFDQPVTVGIAYMLKLGHLVDDKMHARSIGPYSLITQQPLGGKAQFGGQRFGEMEVWALEAFGASHVLQEILTVKSDDVIGRAKAYESIVKGENLPKPNIPESFNVLVHELRGLALEITLD from the coding sequence TTGGCTATCCAGAATCAAACCGAAAGGAAAAGTTTCTCATCTATTAAGGTAGTCAAAGACTATCCGGATTTCCTTGATATCCAATTGCAATCATTTAAGGATTTTTTCCAATTGGATACTCCCGCTGAAAAGAGGAGACAGGATGGGCTTTTCAAGGTGTTTTCTGAGAACTTCCCCATAAGTGACTCTAGAGAAAACTTTACCCTTGAATTTATTGACTATGCAGTCGACCCGCCTAAATATAGTGTCGGTGAATGTATTGACAGGGGATTGACTTACTCTGTTCCGTTGAAAGCGAAGCTTCGATTATTGTGTTCTGATGAAGACAATGAAGATTTCGAAACCATCGAACAGGAAGTGTTTCTTGGGAACCTGCCTTATATGACTGAAAAGGGCTCATTTGTCATCAATGGAGCTGAAAGGGTCATCGTTTCCCAATTACACCGTTCCCCAGGGGTATTCTTTGCCCAAAGTAAGCATACCAATGGTACGAAGCTTTATTCAGCCAGGATCATTCCTTTCAAAGGATCTTGGATTGAATTTGCTACGGATATCAATAATGTCATGTATGCTTACATTGACAGAAAGAAAAAGTTCCCTGTAACTACCTTATTGAGGGCCATTGGTTATGGTTCTGATAAAGCTATATTGGATTTATTTGGTCTTTCTGAAGAGGTTGAATCCAATAAGGCAAAACTAGAGAAGGTAGTAGGTAGAAAATTGGCGGCCCGTGTTTTGAGAACGTGGGTAGAGGACTTTGTGGATGAAGATACCGGTGAGGTAGTTTCTATCGATAGGAATGAAGTACTCTTGGAAAGAGACTATGTGCTGACGGAAGAGGATATTGATTTGATCCTTGATTCTGGCGCTAAGAGTATAATTCTGCATAGAGATGATGTCAATATTGCTGACTACTCTATCATTTATAATACCCTACAAAAGGATAATTCCAACTCAGAGAAAGAAGCGGTTGAGGTAATTTACCGTCAATTAAGAAACACTGAAGCTCCTGATGAAGCTACCGCTAGAGAGGTAATTCATGGTTTATTCTTCTCTGATAAGCGTTATGACTTAGGTGAAGTAGGTAGATACAGAATCAATAAAAAATTGGGATTGGAAATCGAGTCCGAAAAGATCGTACTGACCACCCAAGATATTATTAGCATTGTTAAGTACCTGATAGGTCTAATTAACTCTAAGGCTGTGGTCGATGATATTGATCACTTAAGTAACAGAAGGGTTAGAACTGTTGGGGAACAATTATATAGCCAGTTCGGTGTAGGTCTTGCCAGAATGGCGAGAACTATCCGTGAAAGAATGAATGTTAGGGACAATGAAGACTTCAAGCCGGTTGATTTGATCAATGCTAGAACGCTTTCTTCTGTCATCAATTCATTCTTTGGTACCAACCAGCTTTCTCAGTTTATGGATCAAACCAATCCATTGGCGGAATTGACGCACAAGCGTAGACTTTCTGCTTTGGGTCCAGGTGGTCTATCTAGAGAAAGAGCAGGTTTCGAGGTGCGAGATGTTCACTATACTCACTATGGTCGTCTTTGTACCATTGAAACTCCTGAGGGACCAAACATTGGTCTGATTTCTTCTCTTTGTGTTCACGCTAAGGTGAACTCTATGGGCTTCTTGGAAACTCCATATAGAAAAGTGAAGGATGGTAAAGCAGGAATGGAGTCTGAGGATATTGTATTCCTTACTGCTGAAGAAGAAGATAATAATAATATTGCCCAGGCAAATGCACCGTTGGAAGATGATGGTACATTCGTTAATGATAGGGTAAAAGCAAGGTTTGAAGGTGACTTCCCTGTATTGGAGCCTAAGGAAATCAGTTATATGGACGTTGCGCCAAACCAGATTGTATCTGTTGCAGCTTCCTTGATTCCTTTCTTGGAACATGATGATGCCAACCGTGCCTTGATGGGATCAAACATGCAGCGTCAGGCGGTTCCTTTGTTGAAAGCCGAGTCTCCAATTGTGGGTACTGGTCTAGAAGCAAAAGCTGCCGTTGATTCTCGCTCTTTGATCATTGCAGAGGCTGATGGTGTGGTTGACTTTGTTGATGCGAAGAAAATCGTTATCAAATATGATCTAAGTGATGATGAGTTATTGGTAAACTTCAGTGACGAGTACAAGTCTTATGACTTGATCAAGTTCAGAAGAACCAATCAAGATACCACTATCAACTTGACCCCGCTTGTTCTAAAAGGTCAGCGTGTCAAAAAAGGCCAAGTATTGGTAGAAGGTTATTCAACCAACCAAGGTGAACTTGCGCTTGGTAAAAACTTGAAAGTGGCTTATATGCCATGGCAAGGATATAACTTCGAGGATGCGATTGTAATTTCTGAAAGAGTTGTAAGGGAGGATATCTTTACTTCTATTCACGTAGAAGAGTTCCAACTTGAAGTAAGGGATACAAAACGTGGAGAAGAGGAATTAACCTCTGAAATCCCTAACGTATCTGAAGAGGCTGTTAAGAATTTGGATGAGAATGGTATTATCAGAATCGGTGCTGAGCTGAAAGAAGGAGATATCATTATCGGTAAAATCACTCCAAAAGGAGAGACTGATCCTACTCCGGAAGAGAAATTGCTTAGAGCGATCTTCGGAGATAAAGCAGGTGATGTAAAAGATGCTTCATTGAAAGCTTCACCTTCATTGAACGGCGTGGTTATCGAGACCAAATTGTTCTCAAGACCTAAAAAGGATAAAGAATTAAGAGCTAAAGCCAAAGCTGAAGTTGAGAAATTGAAGCAAACTTATACTAAGGAACTACTTGGTGTAAGAGCTAAAATGATCAATAAATTGTTGAGCATTCTTGAGGGAAAAACTTCTCAAGGTGTGAAACATAAGTTTGGTGATGAAATCATCAGCAAAGGCGTGAAATTCAATGCTCAGAATATTGAGCAGAACTTGTTCCCTGCTAAGAATCCTTACAGAGATGAAAGTAACTATAATGTTCCTGAAGAGGCCAATTTAGTTTCTGACATTATTTTGGATGATTGGACAGATGATGAGAACACCAATAGCTTGATACAACAATTGGTTAAAAACTATACCAATACCCGAAATGAAATTTCAGGTAGATTCAAGAGAGATAAATTCACTCTTGAAGTTGGTGATGAGCTTCCTGCAGGTATCGTTCAGCTTGCTAAGGTTTACGTGGCTAAGAAGCGTAAACTAAAAGTGGGTGATAAGATGGCGGGTCGTCACGGTAACAAAGGTATTGTAGCCAAAATCGTACGTGATGAGGATATGCCATTCTTGGAAGATGGAACTCCGATGGATATCGTTCTTAACCCACTTGGGGTACCTTCTCGTATGAACATTGGTCAGATCTTTGAAACTGTATTGGCATGGGCCGGACAGAAGCTTAATAAGAAGTATGCTACTCCAATCTTCGATGGAGCTACTACAGAAGAAGTAGCTGCTGAATTGGATAAGGCGGGTCTTCCATCTTTCGGTAGAACTTATCTATACGATGGTTTGTCTGGTAAGAAGTTTGATCAACCGGTAACTGTAGGTATTGCCTATATGTTGAAACTTGGTCACTTGGTAGATGATAAGATGCACGCCAGATCTATTGGACCATACTCATTGATTACGCAACAGCCATTGGGTGGTAAAGCCCAGTTTGGTGGTCAGCGTTTCGGAGAGATGGAGGTTTGGGCACTAGAGGCATTCGGTGCATCTCACGTGCTTCAAGAAATCCTTACTGTGAAGTCGGATGACGTAATTGGTAGGGCCAAAGCTTATGAGTCTATCGTAAAAGGTGAAAACCTTCCAAAACCAAATATTCCAGAATCATTCAACGTATTGGTTCACGAATTGAGAGGTTTGGCATTGGAAATTACCTTAGACTAA
- the rplL gene encoding 50S ribosomal protein L7/L12, translating to MADLKAFAEQLVNLTVKEVSELAEILKDEYGIEPAAAAAPVMVAGGAGEGAGEEEKSSFDVILKAAGGQKLAVVKLVKELTGLGLKEAKEVVDGAPKAIKEGIAKDEAEALKKQLEEAGAEVELK from the coding sequence ATGGCAGATCTTAAAGCATTCGCTGAGCAGTTAGTTAACTTGACTGTTAAAGAGGTTAGTGAATTAGCCGAAATATTGAAAGACGAGTATGGTATCGAACCTGCTGCTGCAGCTGCTCCAGTAATGGTAGCTGGTGGTGCTGGTGAAGGTGCTGGTGAAGAAGAAAAATCTTCTTTCGACGTGATCTTGAAAGCTGCTGGTGGACAGAAGTTGGCAGTAGTGAAATTGGTTAAAGAATTAACCGGTCTAGGTCTTAAAGAAGCTAAAGAAGTAGTAGACGGAGCTCCTAAGGCTATCAAAGAAGGAATCGCAAAAGACGAAGCTGAAGCACTTAAGAAGCAACTTGAGGAAGCTGGTGCTGAAGTAGAGCTTAAGTAA
- the rplJ gene encoding 50S ribosomal protein L10 — MTREEKKSIIESLTEKFKETPHFYIADASGFNVAQVNAFRRLCFEKGVEYRVYKNTFIKKALENLDADFTELEVTLKGFSGVMFATETASLPAKVLKEYRKKAGSKETRPVFKGASIDSDIFIGEANLDVLSSLKSKEELLGEVIGLLQSPAKNVISALKSGQDTLAGLVKTLSERES; from the coding sequence ATGACTAGAGAGGAAAAAAAATCAATAATCGAAAGTCTTACCGAGAAGTTTAAAGAAACTCCGCATTTCTATATTGCAGATGCATCTGGTTTCAATGTTGCTCAGGTAAACGCTTTCAGAAGACTGTGTTTTGAGAAAGGCGTTGAATATCGTGTGTACAAAAACACCTTTATTAAAAAGGCGCTAGAAAATCTTGACGCAGATTTTACAGAATTAGAAGTAACACTTAAAGGTTTTTCAGGAGTAATGTTTGCTACAGAAACAGCAAGCTTACCAGCAAAAGTCCTTAAAGAATACAGAAAAAAGGCTGGATCAAAAGAAACTAGACCAGTATTCAAAGGAGCTTCAATTGATAGTGATATCTTCATTGGCGAGGCCAATTTGGATGTTTTATCATCTTTGAAATCCAAAGAGGAACTATTGGGCGAAGTTATCGGATTACTTCAGTCTCCTGCCAAAAATGTTATCTCTGCGCTTAAGAGCGGTCAGGATACATTGGCTGGACTTGTTAAAACTCTTTCTGAAAGAGAATCATAA
- the rplA gene encoding 50S ribosomal protein L1, with protein MAKLTKKQKEALSKYDPSQQYSLTEASSIVKEITNAKFDASVDVDIRLGVDPRKADQMVRGVVALPHGTGKEVKVLVLCTPDKEEEAKEAGADYVGLDDYIAKIEGGWTDIDVIITMPNVMAKVGRLGRVLGPRGLMPNPKSGTVTLEVGKAVKEVKGGKIDFKVDKFGIVHASVGKVSFEPAKILENTQELINTISKLKPASSKGTYFKSIHLSSTMSPGIAIDKGSIQGI; from the coding sequence ATGGCTAAGTTAACAAAAAAGCAAAAAGAAGCTCTTTCTAAGTACGACCCAAGCCAGCAGTACTCCCTTACTGAGGCTTCTTCAATTGTCAAAGAAATCACAAACGCTAAGTTTGATGCTTCTGTGGACGTAGATATCCGTTTGGGTGTTGATCCAAGAAAAGCAGATCAAATGGTTAGGGGAGTGGTTGCTTTGCCTCACGGAACAGGTAAAGAAGTAAAAGTACTTGTACTTTGCACACCTGATAAGGAAGAAGAAGCTAAGGAAGCTGGAGCTGACTATGTTGGCTTAGATGACTATATTGCCAAAATCGAGGGTGGATGGACTGACATTGATGTCATCATCACTATGCCTAACGTAATGGCGAAAGTAGGTAGATTAGGTAGAGTATTAGGACCAAGAGGTTTGATGCCTAATCCTAAATCTGGAACTGTAACCCTAGAAGTAGGGAAAGCAGTAAAAGAAGTTAAAGGTGGTAAAATCGACTTTAAGGTAGATAAATTCGGTATTGTACACGCTAGTGTAGGAAAGGTTTCTTTTGAGCCTGCTAAGATTCTTGAAAACACGCAAGAATTGATCAATACTATCTCTAAGTTGAAACCTGCATCTTCTAAAGGTACTTACTTCAAGAGTATACATTTATCTAGCACAATGTCTCCTGGTATTGCAATTGATAAGGGGAGTATTCAAGGTATTTAA
- the rplK gene encoding 50S ribosomal protein L11 yields MAKEITGYLKLQVKGGQANPSPPVGPALGSKGLNIMEFCKQFNARTQDKMGQVLPVLVTIYSDKSFDFVVKTPPASNMLLEAAKLKGGSPEPNRKKVGSVTWDQVKEIAEVKMPDLNAFKVESAMRMVAGTARSMGITVSGKAPWEE; encoded by the coding sequence ATGGCTAAGGAAATTACTGGTTATCTGAAATTACAGGTGAAAGGTGGCCAGGCAAATCCATCTCCTCCTGTTGGTCCTGCCCTTGGTTCAAAGGGTTTGAACATCATGGAGTTCTGTAAGCAGTTCAATGCTAGGACTCAGGATAAAATGGGTCAAGTTCTACCTGTTCTTGTTACGATTTATTCGGACAAGTCTTTTGATTTTGTAGTTAAAACTCCTCCAGCATCTAATATGTTGCTAGAGGCTGCAAAGCTAAAAGGAGGTTCTCCGGAACCAAACAGAAAGAAAGTGGGCTCAGTTACCTGGGATCAAGTAAAAGAAATTGCTGAGGTGAAGATGCCTGACTTAAATGCCTTTAAGGTGGAATCTGCAATGAGAATGGTTGCAGGTACAGCGAGAAGTATGGGAATCACAGTTTCAGGAAAAGCTCCTTGGGAGGAATAA
- the nusG gene encoding transcription termination/antitermination protein NusG, giving the protein MAEHKWYVLRVVAGQEKKAKSYLDNEIARQKLEEFIPEVLIPSEKVYEMRNGKKRVRERNFFPGYVLVNADLSHGEANHVITSIPGVIGFLGANAGGASKTPEPLRQSEVNRILGRVEGIDEFAEKLDTPYIVGESVKVMDGPFSGFSGTIEEVFEDKKKLNVMVKIFGRNTPVELNFMQVEKQD; this is encoded by the coding sequence ATGGCAGAACATAAATGGTATGTACTTAGGGTGGTAGCCGGGCAAGAGAAGAAAGCCAAATCTTATTTGGACAATGAAATTGCTAGGCAGAAGCTTGAGGAGTTTATTCCTGAGGTTTTGATACCTTCTGAAAAAGTATACGAAATGCGCAATGGCAAAAAGAGAGTCAGAGAGAGAAACTTCTTTCCTGGCTATGTTTTGGTTAATGCGGATTTGTCCCATGGTGAAGCCAATCACGTAATTACGAGTATCCCGGGTGTTATCGGTTTCTTAGGAGCAAATGCAGGAGGAGCTTCCAAAACTCCTGAGCCATTACGACAATCAGAGGTCAACCGTATTTTAGGTAGGGTTGAAGGGATTGATGAATTTGCGGAGAAGCTGGATACGCCATATATAGTTGGAGAGAGCGTTAAGGTAATGGACGGTCCTTTCAGTGGTTTCTCGGGAACAATAGAAGAGGTGTTTGAGGATAAGAAGAAGCTTAATGTTATGGTTAAGATCTTCGGTCGAAATACGCCTGTCGAATTAAACTTTATGCAAGTAGAAAAACAAGACTAG
- the secE gene encoding preprotein translocase subunit SecE, translating into MNVKNFVIESIDEMKNKVTWPKYATLQSNAVLVLVASLIFAIVIGLIDLSFENIMKWFYDLF; encoded by the coding sequence ATGAACGTAAAGAACTTTGTTATAGAGTCAATAGACGAAATGAAGAACAAGGTTACATGGCCAAAATATGCCACGTTGCAGAGCAATGCGGTGTTGGTTCTTGTTGCCTCTTTGATATTTGCCATAGTTATCGGCTTAATAGATCTGAGCTTCGAGAACATTATGAAATGGTTTTATGATTTATTTTAA
- the tuf gene encoding elongation factor Tu, whose translation MAKATFDRSKPHVNIGTIGHVDHGKTTLTAAITTVLARKGLSELRDFSSIDNAPEEKERGITINTSHVEYQTESRHYAHVDCPGHADYVKNMVTGAAQMDGAILVVAATDGPMPQTREHILLARQVGVPALVVFLNKVDLVDDAELLELVDMEVRELLSFYDFDGDNIPVIAGSALGALNGEPQWEEKVMELMDAVDNHIPLPERLVDKDFLMPVEDVFSITGRGTVATGRIERGVINSGDPVDIIGMGAEGLKSTVTGVEMFRKILDRGEAGDNVGLLLRGIEKSQIKRGMIICKPGSVTPHAHFTAEVYVLSKEEGGRHTPFFNKYRPQFYLRTTDVTGEIKLPENVEMVMPGDNVSMDVTLINPVALEKGLRFAIREGGRTVGAGQVTEILD comes from the coding sequence ATGGCAAAAGCAACCTTTGACCGTTCCAAACCGCACGTAAATATCGGTACTATTGGTCACGTCGATCATGGTAAGACTACCTTGACAGCTGCCATTACTACTGTATTGGCCAGAAAGGGTCTTTCTGAATTAAGAGATTTCTCTTCTATCGATAATGCTCCAGAAGAGAAAGAAAGAGGTATCACCATTAACACTTCTCACGTAGAATATCAAACTGAATCAAGACACTATGCTCACGTGGATTGTCCTGGTCACGCCGATTACGTGAAAAACATGGTAACTGGTGCTGCGCAGATGGACGGTGCTATTCTAGTAGTTGCTGCCACTGACGGACCAATGCCTCAAACTAGAGAGCACATTCTTCTTGCACGTCAGGTAGGTGTACCAGCTCTAGTAGTATTTTTGAACAAAGTTGATTTGGTAGATGATGCTGAGCTTCTTGAGCTAGTTGACATGGAAGTAAGAGAATTGCTTTCTTTCTACGATTTCGACGGAGATAATATTCCAGTTATTGCTGGTTCTGCTCTTGGTGCACTTAACGGTGAGCCTCAATGGGAAGAGAAAGTAATGGAATTGATGGATGCTGTGGATAATCACATTCCGCTTCCTGAGCGTCTTGTTGACAAAGACTTCTTGATGCCTGTAGAGGATGTGTTCTCGATCACTGGTCGTGGTACTGTAGCTACTGGTAGAATCGAAAGAGGTGTTATCAACTCTGGTGATCCTGTGGATATCATCGGTATGGGTGCTGAAGGTCTTAAGTCTACTGTAACAGGAGTTGAAATGTTCCGTAAGATTTTGGACAGAGGTGAAGCTGGTGATAACGTAGGTTTATTGCTTAGAGGTATTGAGAAATCTCAGATCAAAAGAGGTATGATTATCTGTAAGCCTGGATCTGTAACTCCTCACGCTCACTTTACTGCAGAAGTTTACGTATTGTCAAAAGAAGAAGGTGGACGTCACACTCCATTCTTTAACAAGTACCGACCTCAGTTCTACTTGAGAACAACAGACGTTACTGGAGAGATCAAGCTTCCTGAAAACGTTGAAATGGTTATGCCAGGTGATAACGTGTCAATGGATGTTACTTTGATCAACCCTGTTGCTCTTGAGAAAGGACTTCGTTTCGCTATCCGTGAGGGTGGTAGAACTGTAGGTGCTGGACAGGTAACTGAAATTCTTGACTAA
- a CDS encoding M1 family aminopeptidase: MNLRFSLALALWGIGFSACQSQKPVTETESPEEVQLSVEQNQMIDYGKLIENKEIALSNFRASRERKFDLLHTSLDLKFDWEKQLVNGQALLQLKPYFYSQKILELDAKNFDIHELSLVYAASEQPLGMRYNGQVLKVYLPHEFSANDTVRLKINYTAHPNKNSGEGSEAIKDNKGLYFINPEGKEGKPKQIWTQGETEHNSKWFPTIDTPNERATHDIKLTVEERYTTISNGELINQTLNADGTRTDHWEMNLPHAPYLVALAVGEFVKVEDEWRGKSVNYYVEEKFKGGAASTFGNTPEMMSFYSQLLGVEFPWQKYDQIVVRDFVSGAMENTTASIFMEELNMNAREAIDNEYEGIIAHELFHQWFGNYVTTESWSNLPLNEAFANYGEYLWYEHKEGRDAADLHHIGEMETYFYEASSKQVDLIRYEYEDNEDMFDSHSYAKGGRVLHMLRECLGDKAFFEGLEYYLTENAFSSVEIHDLRLAMEKVSGRDLNWFFNQWFLDSGHPELEIEVDYSVPENILLTIRQVQDIKETPLYKLPFKVSWYDGGERIEKEFVLERQTQQFALENEVPLDLVLFDEYKTLLSKNYTKRTQAQFVSQFDKSISGVGRYEALDSLSDLELLEDELLWVLERGLADTYWPIREVALTRLVNEKTPQDVLQKVRVLAAEDPNNNVRAAAIEKLGMLGDESSRNSFLEWMEDSSYYVSSAALTAYLESEEEGVGKGIVAASFEQEDNIRFLVPLIDYYSRESIGGKGVWLHEKFEATNGKSLYYLIGFYSDYFVRMPEEGSDRAKSNLLSLAEDHSERYVRLAAFQALFGFVDDPGMQEKLKAVYLKEKDLETKKAEEYFLLPYLDKN, from the coding sequence ATGAATTTAAGATTCTCTCTTGCCCTTGCTTTGTGGGGTATTGGTTTTAGTGCCTGTCAGTCCCAAAAGCCGGTAACTGAAACAGAAAGCCCAGAAGAGGTTCAGCTGTCAGTGGAGCAAAATCAAATGATTGATTATGGGAAACTGATTGAAAATAAAGAGATTGCCCTTTCCAACTTTAGGGCAAGTAGGGAAAGGAAATTTGATTTATTACATACCAGTTTGGACCTGAAGTTTGACTGGGAGAAGCAGTTGGTTAATGGACAGGCCTTGCTCCAATTGAAACCTTATTTCTATAGTCAAAAAATACTGGAGTTGGATGCAAAAAATTTCGATATCCATGAGTTGAGTTTGGTGTATGCAGCGTCAGAACAGCCTCTGGGTATGAGGTATAATGGTCAGGTATTGAAAGTGTACTTGCCTCACGAGTTTTCAGCAAATGATACCGTAAGGCTTAAGATAAATTATACTGCCCATCCTAATAAGAATAGTGGTGAAGGTAGTGAGGCAATTAAAGATAATAAGGGCTTATACTTTATCAATCCCGAAGGAAAGGAGGGAAAGCCCAAGCAAATATGGACCCAGGGAGAGACAGAACATAATTCCAAATGGTTCCCGACCATAGATACTCCCAATGAACGTGCTACACATGATATTAAGTTGACCGTCGAGGAGAGGTATACTACCATAAGTAATGGGGAGTTGATCAATCAAACGTTGAATGCTGATGGGACCAGAACAGATCATTGGGAGATGAATCTGCCCCATGCACCTTATTTGGTTGCATTGGCTGTGGGTGAATTTGTGAAAGTGGAAGATGAGTGGAGGGGGAAGTCCGTGAATTATTATGTCGAAGAAAAGTTTAAAGGAGGAGCAGCCAGTACCTTTGGCAATACACCTGAGATGATGAGTTTTTATTCCCAATTATTGGGAGTGGAATTTCCTTGGCAAAAATATGATCAAATAGTCGTTAGGGATTTTGTGTCAGGAGCAATGGAAAATACTACTGCTTCTATTTTTATGGAGGAGTTGAACATGAATGCTAGAGAAGCCATCGATAATGAATATGAAGGAATCATTGCACACGAGCTTTTTCATCAGTGGTTTGGTAATTATGTAACCACAGAGTCCTGGTCTAATTTGCCTTTAAATGAAGCCTTTGCCAATTATGGAGAATACCTTTGGTATGAGCATAAAGAAGGGCGTGATGCAGCTGATCTCCATCATATTGGTGAGATGGAAACTTACTTTTATGAAGCGAGCTCCAAGCAGGTGGACCTGATCCGCTATGAGTACGAGGATAATGAGGACATGTTTGACAGTCATTCCTATGCGAAAGGAGGGCGGGTGCTGCATATGTTGAGGGAGTGTCTGGGAGACAAGGCATTTTTTGAAGGCTTAGAATATTATTTGACTGAAAATGCATTTAGTTCGGTGGAAATCCATGATTTGAGGTTGGCCATGGAGAAAGTTTCCGGTCGCGATCTGAATTGGTTTTTTAACCAATGGTTTTTGGATTCAGGCCATCCAGAGTTGGAGATCGAAGTGGATTATTCTGTACCTGAGAATATCCTATTGACTATCAGGCAGGTTCAGGATATCAAAGAGACCCCTTTATATAAATTACCTTTCAAGGTGAGCTGGTATGATGGGGGCGAGCGGATTGAAAAGGAATTTGTACTTGAGCGCCAAACGCAGCAATTTGCATTAGAGAATGAAGTTCCGTTGGATTTGGTTTTGTTTGATGAGTATAAGACACTGCTTTCAAAGAATTATACCAAAAGGACCCAAGCGCAGTTTGTAAGTCAATTTGACAAGTCCATCAGTGGTGTAGGAAGGTATGAGGCATTGGACAGTTTGAGCGATTTGGAACTACTGGAAGATGAATTGCTGTGGGTTTTGGAAAGGGGATTGGCTGATACTTATTGGCCAATCAGGGAGGTGGCGCTTACAAGGTTGGTAAATGAAAAGACTCCTCAAGATGTATTGCAGAAAGTAAGGGTACTAGCGGCGGAGGATCCCAATAACAATGTCCGGGCAGCAGCGATTGAGAAATTGGGGATGTTAGGAGATGAAAGCAGTAGAAATAGTTTTTTGGAATGGATGGAGGATTCTTCTTATTATGTTTCCAGTGCCGCATTGACCGCGTATTTGGAGAGTGAGGAGGAAGGCGTTGGTAAGGGGATTGTAGCGGCATCATTTGAGCAGGAGGACAATATTCGGTTTTTAGTGCCATTGATTGATTATTACAGTAGGGAGTCTATAGGAGGAAAAGGAGTGTGGCTTCATGAGAAATTTGAAGCGACAAATGGAAAATCTTTATATTATTTGATAGGTTTTTACAGTGATTATTTTGTGCGGATGCCGGAAGAAGGGAGTGATCGGGCCAAAAGTAATTTATTGAGCTTGGCCGAGGATCACAGTGAGCGTTATGTCAGGCTTGCTGCATTTCAGGCGCTTTTTGGTTTTGTAGATGATCCGGGGATGCAGGAAAAATTGAAGGCAGTTTATCTCAAGGAAAAAGATTTGGAAACGAAGAAAGCAGAGGAGTATTTTTTGCTTCCATATTTGGATAAAAATTAA